Sequence from the Cucumis sativus cultivar 9930 chromosome 1, Cucumber_9930_V3, whole genome shotgun sequence genome:
TTTTCCATCCTCCGTTGCCCATGATGACGCATCCCATATTGACCCGTACACCCACATTGGCCTCACTGGAAATGTTGCCTCGCTCTTCCTCTCGTACCTCCGGATTGGAACGTCGTCCACCAAGAATCTGCATATCgcattaataaaaatttatagacaCAGTTCGAAAGTATAGGGACCCAAAcatgtaattttctttaatatgtTTAGCTTTCAAACGTACATGATTTCTTCTGGAGTCCATAAAATGGCATAATTGTGGAAATCTTGAGTTGGGTTAAACCAAAGATGGAACCTCATTTCCCTCCCTATGATATTTCCATCTCCACTCCCTCTCATAAACACGTTTGTTTGTAGAACATATGGCTTATCTGATGTCGTTCCGAGAAACTCAATGTCAATCTCGTCATGGTTTCCTGGGTAGTCTTCATTGTTTGAAAGCTACgagtccaaaaagaaaaataataagatgtaagtaatgaaattaaatcagCACTAAACTCTCCAGCGCATCAAGCTAGCATTAGattatactaaatttaattgtttattcaTATTCTTAACACACTTCTCTGTCAAGCATGTTGGCATCGGACAATGATCAGGTACATTCTAAGATGCACCAAGTATTTTTCGGCTAAGAAAATTAGTACAAAATCCAACGATTAATAACCTTGAAAACGACGTTACAAAATTCAAAGCGACAAAATTCCATCCCTTAATACCAGAATAAATTACTCGtatgaaaatagtaaatttaatgaaaaaaaacatagtcataacaattatatatcCTTAGCTTACATAAAAAGAAGTGATAACTCCTGCTGTGTAGCCAGGATGAAGCTTAATGGCAGCTCCAAAGTAGCCTGATTGATATCGATGGAGGGACTTGAATCCACTGCCTGTTTGAGAACAAAACGGTTATCCTCAAAATCTCCACTCAATAATTACGTTACTAATAACTATAAATTCTATCACTGTTATACGTTATCTATCAACGAACACTACTATTAACGAAGTTCAAACACAAAACTCTGTATTTCAATACCATGTTATGGAATGATACGAGTGAAGTtaaaagcttaagttgatAGGTTACAGTACTATATACCTGATGAACTGTCGAGCCAGATTGTTAAGGTTCCTTGGTCAACTTTTTGGTGTTGAGAGCCCCATCGATTTCGAAAAACCTGATCAAAGCCAGTGGATTGAACTTGGGTACTTGGAAAATAGCCAGGGGAGGGAGGATAGTTTTGGGAAGAggtgaaagagaagaagaagaagaagaagagagagagaaggaaaagaaaaaaataatgggACATTGTTGTTTtagaagagagagaggggagTAGTGTAAAGAATgtgaagagagaaaagttttgttattttgtggAATTGTAGGGAAAAGTGAAGGAGTTGTATTTGGTATAAATAGAAAGATTAGAGGACCcacaaaagagaaattaaaagatgataAACTTTGGTTGATGGGGAAGTTGGAAAATGGACTTGGGGAGacaccattattattattgttattgttattattatatatatttgtgtacAAAAATTAGCAAATAAAAGTCCAAAAACTTCATGATgggtttgtatttttttatataatggaAATTTGGTTATCTGTTTATTAACTGAAAACTTGTTTAGTTGGAAAAGGTAATAGCaacaaaagagagaggaaaaagaaaaaggaaaaaaaaaagaacacgaGAAGACATTTAGAGGACAGGGGGTAACTCAAAGATATGGAACACCTTTGCTGTTCCCATATTGTTTTGCataagttttcaattttttttcaaataaaaaaaataaatttggataaatcaaagataaaaaagatcATTCATGGATCAATTATTGATTAGGTTAACCGGTAAATATTATACCTACGACTTTCATCTTGGTCTCtacagaaaaaaaactttaaaaagatCAATAGATTAATGACATCCAACAAATTCACAAATTCGACTTTTAAGGAGCTTTACCTCTTAACAGTGAAAGATAGATCATGTAGACAAGCTATGTAAACACATCACAAATTGTCTTGAAAATgggaatattttttattattgttattatattttctaaatgttaatttttatctatatacttaattttaatacaCGAATACTCTTACCtttaaaagatgaaataagaaataaaaatgattggactaaaatagtaatttttaaaaggatgaaaatgaaaatggatattttgaaagttaaaaggaccaaatgaattaaagttgaaattataaaaatcaaaataaacacTTTGAAAATACACtgactaaaataaaatcaaaacctaTAGCATGGATGAGACCAATTTGAAACattcttctaaatatttttgtctttcatcattttatttttaaattttgtattttacatAATCAACTTCCTCT
This genomic interval carries:
- the LOC101221324 gene encoding xyloglucan endotransglucosylase/hydrolase protein 31; the protein is MSHYFFLFLLSLFFFFFFSFTSSQNYPPSPGYFPSTQVQSTGFDQVFRNRWGSQHQKVDQGTLTIWLDSSSGSGFKSLHRYQSGYFGAAIKLHPGYTAGVITSFYLSNNEDYPGNHDEIDIEFLGTTSDKPYVLQTNVFMRGSGDGNIIGREMRFHLWFNPTQDFHNYAILWTPEEIIFLVDDVPIRRYERKSEATFPVRPMWVYGSIWDASSWATEDGKYKADYKYQPFIGRYNNFKLSGCTTDGAASCRPLNSGPGGGGRGRMSQQQEKAMEWVQNNYLVYNYCHDPRRDHTLTPEC